A genomic region of Conger conger chromosome 6, fConCon1.1, whole genome shotgun sequence contains the following coding sequences:
- the LOC133130312 gene encoding alcohol dehydrogenase class-3-like translates to MGTEGKVIKCKAAVAWEPRKPLSLEEVEVAPPKAHEVRIKIEATSVCHSDLQVLRETPLPQGGMHTFPILLGHEAAGIVESIGPGVTKFSKGDTVIPLFAAQCGECEYCLSPKTNMCKTHWEEFLKGVLLDGTSRITCQGKQITQLFALGTFSEYTVVAEISLTKIRKDAPLDKVCLLGCGISTGYGAAINSAKVEPGSTCAVFGLGAIGLAAVMGCKAAGASRIFAVDINKDKFPKAELLGATDFVNPKDYDKPISQVLAEMTNGGVDFALECVGSVEVMRAALESCCNAWGTCVIVGYVQEKDMTLAPLTLLLGRTLKGTFFGGWKSVESVPKLVDDYMNKKLKVDEFVTHNLPLEEINEGFDLMTSGKSIRTVIKMA, encoded by the exons GTTATTAAGTGTAAGGCGGCGGTGGCTTGGGAGCCACGGAAGCCTCTTTCACTCGAAGAGGTGGAAGTGGCCCCTCCCAAAGCCCATGAGGTCCGCATTAAG ATCGAAGCCACTTCGGTGTGCCACAGTGACCTACAGGTCCTGAGAGAAACACCACTCCCACAAGGTGGAATGCACACCTTCCCGATCCTCCTGGGACATGAGGCAGCTGGCATAGTGGAAAGCATTGGCCCCGGGGTCACCAAATTCTCCAAAG GAGACACGGTCATCCCTCTTTTCGCGGCTCAGTGTGGGGAGTGTGAATACTGCCTGTCTCCAAAAACGAACATGTGCAAGACACACTG GGAGGAATTCCTGAAGGGGGTACTTTTGGACGGGACCAGCCGGATCACCTGTCAAGGGAAGCAGATTACGCAGCTTTTTGCCTTGGGTACTTTCTCAGAGTACACTGTTGTCGCAGAAATCTCACTGACCAAAATCCGGAAGGACGCCCCCCTGGACAAAGTCTGCCTGTTGGGGTGTGGGATCTCCACGGGATACGGGGCCGCCATCAACTCTGCCAAG gtgGAGCCTGGGTCCACGTGCGCGGTGTTCGGTTTGGGGGCCATTGGTTTGGCGGCAGTGATGGGGTGTAAAGCAGCCGGGGCATCCAGGATCTTTGCTGTGGACATCAACAAGGACAAGTTCCCCAAGGCCGAACTGTTGGGGGCGACTGACTTTGTCAACCCCAAGGACTACGACAAGCCCATCAGCCAGGTGCTGGCAGAGATGACCAATGGGGGGGTGGACTTCGCCTTGGAGTGTGTCGGCAGCGTGGAAGTGATG AGAGCTGCTCTAGAGTCTTGTTGTAATGCCTGGGGGACCTGTGTGATCGTGGGGTACGTTCAGGAGAAAGACATGACCTTGGCACCCTTAACCCTCCTGCTGGGCCGTACACTGAAGGGAACTTTCTTTGGGG GATGGaagagtgtggagagtgtgccCAAGCTGGTCGATGACTACATGAACAAGAAGCTCAAGGTGGACGAGTTTGTGACCCACAACCTTCCCCTGGAAGAGATTAATGAGGGTTTTGACCTCATGACAAGTGGGAAAAg cATTCGAACGGTCATCAAAATGGCCTAA